The Thermomonospora curvata DSM 43183 DNA segment CGCCGCCTCGAACGTGCCGGTGCCCGGCCCGCCCCGGGAGGCCAGCAGTGCGGTGAGGACCTCGGTGTCGGAGGTGCCGGCCAACTCCCCCGGGTCCAGCTTCGCGGCCAGCTCCGGAGTGTTGATCAGGTTGCCGTTGTGGGTGAGGGCCAGGCTGCCGTCGCTGGAGGACCGGAACGTCGGCTGGGCGTTCTCCCAGGTCGGCGAGCCGGTCGTGGAGTAGCGGCAGTGCCCGACCGAAACGTGCCCGCGCAGGGTGTTCAGCACCGACTCGTCGAAGACCTGCGCCACCAGGCCCATGTCCTTGAACACCACGATGCGGGCCCCGTCGCTGACCGCGATGCCGGCCGACTCCTGCCCCCGATGCTGCAGGGCGTACAGGCCGTAGTAGGTGAGCTTGCTCACCTCCGCCCGGGTCGCCTCGTCCGCGGGGACCCACACGCCGAAGACCCCGCAGGCGTCCTGCGGGCCGCGGTCGTGGGGGTCCAGGTCGTGGCTCAGTCGTCCGTCACCTTGAGTCACGCGGCCAGTCTAGATGCCCGATTCGGCTGCTCTGTCGCCGAGGCGGCCGGCGAAGCGGCGGCGGCCCCGCCGCGCGGCGGCCGTTGTTTGCCCACCCTGGGCGTGACCTTTACCTGCGCGCGCGGCGCGCATGGCCGGGGGGCGGGAAGCTGGGATACGACGTGTGTCCGCCCACGTCGCGGCTCCTGGAGGTTCCCGCCATGACCGTCCCCGGCTACCAGCGCTCCCAGGCCCCCGCCCGGCAGAGCCGCGACGGCATGGCCATGACCTCGCTCGTCCTCGGCCTGGTGGGGCTGCCGGCGCTGCTGCTGTGCGGCAGCGGCCTGGTGATGGCGATGGCCGGGCTGGTGCTGGGCATCGTGGCGGCCCACCGCGGCGGCACCCGCGGGCTCGCCGTCGCGGGCATCGCCGTGTGCCTGGTCACCTTGCTGGTGGGGGCGCTGGGGCTGTACTGGATGCTCACCAAGGCCGCCCGCTGCGCCGACGTGGACCGCTACCCCACCGAGCTGGACCGGCAGCGCTGCATCGAGCAGGAGTTCCCCTTCGCCCGCTCCCAGTCGTCCCTAGAGGGCCGCTGAGCCCGCCGGCCTCACGGCGCGAGCACCGGCAGCAGCGCCGACAGGTCCGAACGGGGGCCGCTGGCGTGCACCCGCCCCGCCGCGACCGCCTCCTGCCAGCCCAGCCGGCCTGTGGCCAGGCACACCCAGGTGACGGCGTCCATCTCCACCACGTTGGGCGGCGTCCCACGAGTGTGCCGAGGGCCCGCCACGCACTGCACGGCGGCGTACGGTGGGACCCGGACCTCCACCGACCGGCCGGGGGCGGCCGCCGCCAGCCGGTCCAGGAGGGCGCGCACGGCGCCCCGCAGCACGGGCCGGGCGGGCTCCAGGCCGGCGTCCAAGGCGCCCAGCACCGCCTCCGGGCAGGCCAGGCGCAGCGCCGCGGGATCGTCCGGGCCCTCATATGGGGGGCGGCCGAGCGCGGCGAGCTGTTCGTTCAGCACGGCGCGGCTGAGAGGTGATCGGGACATCGACATCGACGTTACCGGCAGTACGTTCGATGCTCTGCGTCCCCGGCCGCGGGTCAGGCGGTAAAAAGGGACGGGTCGCTGGCATGGGGGAGCCAGCCGAAGCAGGGGCATGCGGGGCAGTCGCCCACATGGCGGAGAGTTATGCACGGAGGTCTACCGATGCCTCAGGCCCGGCCGCTGGACCCCAACGATCCCGAACGGATCGGCGGCCACCGCCTCCTCGGCCGGATCGGGCAGGGCGCGCAGGGCGTGGTCTTCCTGGGCCGCGGGCCGGGCGGCGGGCGGCTGGCGGTGAAACTCCTGCACGCCCGGCTCGGCGGTGACCCGTTGGCGCATGCCCGGCTGCTGCGCGAGCTGGAGGCGCTCACGCGGATCGACACCTGCTGCACCGCGGCCGTGCGGCAGGTCGGCATCGCCGACGAGAGGCCCTACCTGGTCGGCGAGTACGTGGCCGGGCCTTCGCTGCAGGAACTGGTCGCCGCCGAGGGGCCGCGCGGCCGGGGCATGCTGGAACGGCTGGCGGTCGGCACGGCCGCCGCGCTGGCCGCCGTGCACCGGGCCGGGCTGGTGCACCTGGCCTTCAAACCCGCCGACGTGCTGCTGGGCGCCGACGGCCCCCGGGTGACCGACTACGGCATCGTGCGGGCGCTGCGGGCGGGCGGCCTGACCCCGCCCCCCGGCACCCCCGCCTACCTGGCGCCCGAGCAGCTGGACGGCGCGGAGGCCGGGCCGGCCGCGGACGTGTTCGCCTGGGGTGCGGTCATGCTGTTCGCCGCCTGCGGCCGGGCGCCGTTCGGCGAGGGCCCGGCGCCGGAGGTGATGCGGCGGATCCTGCACGAGGAACCGCCCCTGGAGGAGCTGCCGCCGTCGCTGCGCGGCATCGTGGCCGGGGCGCTGGCCAAGGACCCCGCCGCCCGTCCCACCGCCCGGCAGGTGCTCGACTGGCTGCTGGGCCAGGAGAGCATGGTGGCCGGCATGCCCCAGCCCATGATCGCCGAGGCCCGGGAGCTGGCCGCCGAACGCCCGCCGCGTCCGGGGCCGGTGGTGGCCGCCGCCGAGCCGTGGCCGCAGAACCCGGTGCCGGGCTTCGATGATCCGGTGGAGGCTCCCACGCAGATCGTGACGCCGTCCGGCGAAGCGCCCGCCCCGCGTTCCGCGCAGGCGGAGACCGCCGTCTACCCGCAGCTCGGCGCCTTCGGGGAGCGGACGGCGACCGCGCAGCAGTCCGCCCCGCCCTGGCCGGAGGAGGCCTGGCAGACCCCGGCCCCGGCGCAGATGAGCCGGCCCGAGCCGCCGCCGGCCAGGTCGCCGAGCCGGGCCAACCGGCCGCTGGGCGTGCTGGTGTCGCTGGCGGTGGGGGTGCTGGCCGGGGCCGCGATCATCGTGCTGGTGCTGTGGCCGCAGCTGCGCGACTCCTCCGGCAAGACCGGCGGCTCGGCGGGGGCTAGCCGCCCGGCCGCCGACAACCGCCCGGTCACCAGCGTCCCGGAGGCCTTCGAGGGCACCTGGCAGGGCACGGCGATCAACCAGCGGCGCAACGCGACTTTCCCCATCCGGGTGACCTTCCGCGGCGGGGAGACCACGGCGCGGGCGGTCTACCCGCGCAACTGCGTCTGCACGCTGACCCTGACCCGCGGCACCGGCGTCCGCCTGGAGATGTCGCTGCGGCCCAACCCCGGCTGCAAGACGGTCACGCCGGGGGAGGTGGTGGTGACGCGCAAGCCGGGCGGCGGGCTGGACTACGCCTGGGCCAAGCCCGGCACGTCGCTGAGCTACCGGGCCGACCTGACCAGGCAGTGACCGCACGGCCCACTGGGCATGTCAGGATTCGGCGCCGAAAATGCGCTTGCATCCACTACGGTTACCTTCTGTCACTCGTGCCTCTCTTCGGGCCGCGATAGGCGGCCTCCCCCTCCCGAAGGAGTTCTCTGTGCGAGTCACCGGGCCGAAGGTGCTGCTCATCACCACACTTGCCACCGGTGTCGCAGTCGCGACGGCGGTGCCGCTGCTGGCCAAGCCGGAGCCGGTGCTGGTGCAGGTCGCCGCGAACGGCACGCCCGTCCCGGGCCAGTACATCGTGACGCTGAAGCCGGGCGCCTCCACCGCCGCCGAGGCCGGCCGGATCCGCGCCACCGGGGTGCGGCGCTTCGACGGGGTGCTCAACGGCTTTTCCGCCAAGCTCACCGCCGAGCAGCTCGACAAGCTGCGGCGCAGCGACAAGGTCGCCGCCATCGAGCAGGACCAGATCGTCAGGATCGGCGCGGTGCAGCGCGCCCCGCTGCCGTGGGGCCTGGACCGCATCGACCAGCGCGTCCCCAAGCTCTCCAAGAGCTACACCTACAAATCCACCGGCAAGGGCGTGCGCGTCTACGTCATCGACACCGGCATCAAGATCAAGCACAAGCAGTTCGGCAAGCGGGCGCGCAGCGTGTGGGCCGCCCCCCGCTTCAAGGGCAACCACCGCGACCAGAACGGGCACGGCACCCACGTGGCGGGCATCATCGGCGCCAAGCACTACGG contains these protein-coding regions:
- a CDS encoding serine/threonine protein kinase gives rise to the protein MPQARPLDPNDPERIGGHRLLGRIGQGAQGVVFLGRGPGGGRLAVKLLHARLGGDPLAHARLLRELEALTRIDTCCTAAVRQVGIADERPYLVGEYVAGPSLQELVAAEGPRGRGMLERLAVGTAAALAAVHRAGLVHLAFKPADVLLGADGPRVTDYGIVRALRAGGLTPPPGTPAYLAPEQLDGAEAGPAADVFAWGAVMLFAACGRAPFGEGPAPEVMRRILHEEPPLEELPPSLRGIVAGALAKDPAARPTARQVLDWLLGQESMVAGMPQPMIAEARELAAERPPRPGPVVAAAEPWPQNPVPGFDDPVEAPTQIVTPSGEAPAPRSAQAETAVYPQLGAFGERTATAQQSAPPWPEEAWQTPAPAQMSRPEPPPARSPSRANRPLGVLVSLAVGVLAGAAIIVLVLWPQLRDSSGKTGGSAGASRPAADNRPVTSVPEAFEGTWQGTAINQRRNATFPIRVTFRGGETTARAVYPRNCVCTLTLTRGTGVRLEMSLRPNPGCKTVTPGEVVVTRKPGGGLDYAWAKPGTSLSYRADLTRQ
- a CDS encoding DUF4190 domain-containing protein; translated protein: MTVPGYQRSQAPARQSRDGMAMTSLVLGLVGLPALLLCGSGLVMAMAGLVLGIVAAHRGGTRGLAVAGIAVCLVTLLVGALGLYWMLTKAARCADVDRYPTELDRQRCIEQEFPFARSQSSLEGR
- a CDS encoding sterol carrier family protein — its product is MSRSPLSRAVLNEQLAALGRPPYEGPDDPAALRLACPEAVLGALDAGLEPARPVLRGAVRALLDRLAAAAPGRSVEVRVPPYAAVQCVAGPRHTRGTPPNVVEMDAVTWVCLATGRLGWQEAVAAGRVHASGPRSDLSALLPVLAP